The DNA sequence CGGCGAGCTCTACCAGCGCGGGGACGACAAGGAAGAGACCGTGCGCAAGCGGCTCGACGTCTACCACCGCGAGACGGAGCCGATCATCGACCACTACAAGGCCCAGGGCCTGGTGGTCACGATCTCGGCCCTCGGCAAGGTGGACGAGGTCACGCAGCGCGCGATGTCCGCCCTGCAGGGCGAGAGCGCCTGATACAGCTGTGACTGGGCCGCGGCACCCCGGGCGGGTGCCGCGGCCGAGCTGTGGGCGGAGCGCGAGGGGCGCCGCCGCGGCCGTATCGTGGTGAGTACTCCTCGTTTGCCGTACGTCGTAGTCGTAGGTTCAGAAAGGCTCAGGCCGGACATGGTGCAGATCAAGACTCCCGAGCAGATCGCCAAGATGCGTGCGGCGGGACTTGTCGTCGCCGCCATCCACCAGGCCACGCGGGCGGCGGCGGTGCCGGGCGCGACCACCAAGGACCTGGACGACGTGGCGCGCAAGGTGATCGCCGAGCACGGCGCCAAGTCGAACTTCCTCGGGTACGGCGGCTTCCCCGCGACCATCTGCACCTCGAAGAACGAGGTCGTCGTGCACGGCATCCCGAGCGACGAGGTCGTCCTGGAGGACGGCGACATCATCTCCATCGACGCGGGCGCGATCGTGGACGGCTGGCACGGCGACGCCGCCTTCACGGCGTTCGTGGGCGGCGGTCACGCTCCGGAGCTCGTCGAGCTCTCCCGGGTGACCGAGGAGTCGATGTGGGCCGGCATCGCGGCCATGAAGCTGGGCAACCGGCTCGTCGACGTCTCCCGCGCCATCGAGACGTACATCCGCCGCCAGCCGCGTCCGGCCTCCGGCAAGTACGGAATCATCGAGGACTACGGCGGCCACGGCATCGGCACCGAGATGCACATGGACCCGCACCTGCTGAACTACGTCGAGCGGCGGCGCGGCCGCGGGCCCAAGCTGGTGCCCGGCTTCTGCCTCGCGATCGAGCCGATGGTGTCGCTCGGCACGGCGAAGACCGAGGTCCTTTCGGACGACTGGACGGTCATCACCACGGACGGCACCTGGTCCTCGCACTGGGAGCACTCCGTCGCGCTGACCGAGCAGGGCCCGCTGGTGCTGACCGCGCCCGACGGCGGCAAGGCGAAGCTCGCCGAGTACGGCGTCACCGCCGCGCCCGACCCGCTGGGCTAGGCTCCCGCCGGTGCTGCTTAAGGATCTTCCGGAGCGGGCATTCTTTCTCGATTCGTCTTTCCGGGTGCACTGACGTAGACTGACGCGTCGGCTCTCGTGCATCCGTGTGTCTGCATACGGGGAACTGAGTCGATCAAGGTAGTCGATTCGAAGGGCGAAGCGTGGCCAAGAAGCAAGGTGCCATCGAGATCGAAGGCACTGTCGTCGAGTCTCTTCCGAACGCCATGTTCAAGGTGGAGCTCCAGAACGGCCACCAGGTCCTGGCACACATCAGCGGCAAGATGCGCATGCACTACATCCGCATCCTCCCTGACGACCGGGTCGTGGTGGAGCTGTCTCCGTACGACCTGACGCGTGGCCGGATCGTCTACCGGTACAAGTAGATCTTGCCTGTATCCCGCTCGCGCGGGGTGGTGGCACTGACCCGGAGAACCTCACACCCATGAAGGTCAAGCCGAGCGTCAAGAAGATCTGCGACAAGTGCAGGGTGATCCGCCGTCACGGCCGGGTCATGATCATTTGCGACAACCCGCGCCACAAGCAGCGCCAGGGCTGACGCACGTACTGCACTCGCAGATTTTCGCGCGACGCACGTAACAGCACATATGCAGAGCCCGTCCCTCTTCAGGTCCATCAGGTAATGGAGGGCGGCACCCCCGGTCGGAGGCCGGGGACCCAGTACGTACCTCATACGGCGGCTGGGAGTGGTTCTGCTGAAGACCTCCGAAGATTCACAGGAGCCATGAATGGCACGCGTTGAAGGTGTTGACCTCCCGCGCGACAAGCGCATCGAGGTCGCCCTCACCTACGTGTTCGGTGTCGGCCGGACGCTGTCCCAGCAGACGCTGGACGCTACTGGTGTCGACCGCAACACCCGTGTTCGCGACCTGACCGAGGAAGACCTCGTCAAGATCCGCGAGTACGTGGACCAGAACATCAAGACCGAGGGTGACCTCCGTCGCGAGATCCAGGCCGACATCCGCCGCAAGGTCGAGATCGGCTGCTACCAGGGTCTGCGCCACCGTCGTGGTCTGCCCGTCCGCGGTCAGCGCACCAGCACCAACGCTCGCACCCGCAAGGGCCCGCGTCGCGCCATCGCCGGTAAGAAGAAGCCGGGCAAGAAGTAGTCCTCGCTCAGCGGTCTATCGACAGCTGACGCTGCAGGACCGACCACCTCCCGTAGGAGTAAGAGATGCCCCCCAAGGGTCGTCAGGGCGCTGCCAAGAAGGTGCGCCGCAAGGAAAAGAAGAACGTCGCTCACGGCCACGCGCACATCAAGAGCACGTTCAACAACACGATCGTGTCCATCACGGACCCGACCGGCAACGTGATCTCCTGGGCCTCCGCCGGCCACGTCGGCTTCAAGGGCTCGCGCAAGTCCACGCCGTTCGCCGCGCAGATGGCCGCCGAGTCGGCTGCCCGTCGCGCGCAGGAGCACGGCATGCGCAAGGTCGACGTCTTCGTGAAGGGTCCGGGCTCCGGCCGCGAGACCGCGATCCGCTCCCTCCAGGCCACGGGCCTCGAGGTCGGCTCGATCCAGGACGTGACGCCCACGCCGCACAACGGCTGCCGTCCGCCCAAGCGCCGTCGCGTCTGACGTTCGTACGTCGCTTGACTTGAGGTTCCGGGCGGTACGGCTCTCACGGGCCGTATCGCCCGTACCCTTGTAACAACATCAGGGCATCAAATAGTGGGTGCCCCTGACTGAAGGATCGCAACATGCTGATTGCTCAGCGTCCCTCGTTGACCGAAGAGGTCGTCGACGAGTTCCGCTCCCGGTTCGTCATCGAGCCGCTGGAGCCGGGCTTCGGCTACACCCTCGGCAACTCCCTGCGCCGGACCCTCCTGTCCTCGATCCCGGGTGCGGCGGTCACGTCCATCCGCATCGACGGTGTCCTGCACGAGTTCACCACCGTGCCGGGCGTCAAGGAGGACGTCACCGACCTGATCCTCAACATCAAGCAGCTGGTCGTCTCCTCGGAGCACGACGAGCCGGTCGTGATGTACCTGCGCAAGCAGGGCCCGGGTCTGGTCACCGCCGCCGACATCGCGCCCCCGGCCGGTGTCGAGGTGCACAACCCCGACCTCGTCCTCGCCACGCTCAACGGCAAGGGCAAGCTGGAGATGGAGCTGACCGTCGAGCGCGGTCGCGGCTATGTCTCCGCCGTGCAGAACAAGCAGGTCGGCCAGGAGATCGGCCGCATCCCGGTCGACTCCATCTACTCGCCGGTCCTCAAGGTGACCTACAAGGTCGAGGCCACCCGAGTCGAGCAGCGCACCGACTTCGACAAGCTGATCGTCGACGTCGAGACCAAGCAGGCCATGCGCCCGCGCGACGCCATGGCGTCCGCCGGCAAGACCCTGGTCGAGCTGTTCGGTCTGGCCCGCGAGCTCAACATCGACGCCGAGGGCATCGACATGGGTCCGTCCCCGACGGACGCCGCGCTCGCCGCCGATCTGGCGCTGCCGATCGAGGAGCTGGAGCTCACGGTCCGCTCCTACAACTGCCTCAAGCGTGAGGGCATCCACTCCGTGGGTGAGCTCGTGGCCCGCTCCGAGGCGGACCTCCTGGACATCCGCAACTTCGGCGCGAAGTCCATCGACGAGGTCAAGATGAAGCTCAACGGGATGGGTCTGGCCCTCAAGGACAGCCCGCCCGGATTCGACCCGACCGCCGCCGCGGACGCCTTCGGCGCCGATGACGACGCGGATGCCGGGTTCGTCGAGACCGAGCAGTACTGAGAGCTCGGGCCCGACGGTCTGATGTCGGCTGCGCGCGCGTTGTGGTTGCGCGCGCAGTTCCCCGCGCCCCTTACGGGGCGCGGTACCGCTGACCTCGGTACCTGATACGGCCGGGGCAGAACACAAGGAGAAACACCATGCCGAAGCCCACCAAGGGTGCCCGTATGGGCGGCAGCGCCGCGCACGAGAAGCTGATGCTGGCGAACCTCGCCAAGGATCTCTTCGAGCACGGCCGCATCACCACGACCGAGGCGAAGGCCCGCCGCCTGCGTCCGTTCGCGGAGCGTCTGGTCACCAAGGCGAAGAAGGGCGACCTTCACAACCGCCGTCAGGTGCTCCAGATCATCACGGACAAGAGCGTCGTCCACACGCTCTTCGCCGAGATCGGCCCGCGCTACGAGAACCGCCCGGGTGGCTACACCCGTATCACCAAGATCGGTAACCGCCGTGGCGACAACGCGCCCATGGCCGTCATCGAGCTGGTGGAGGCCCTGACCGTGGCCCAGGAGGCCACCGGTGAGGCCGAGGCGGCCACGAAGCGTGCCGTCAAGGAAGACGCCCTGAAGAAGGACGAGGCCGTCGAGGCCAAGTCCGACGAGGCCGTCGAGGCCCCGGCCGAGGAGTCGAAGGACGCCTGAGGCTGAGCCTTCGTGAAGCGGGTCCGCCCTTCGGGGCGGGCCCGCTTTCGTGTGCCTGAGAGGATTGCGGTGTGAGTGAGGAAGTGAAGCCCGGGTTCGTCCGGGTGCGCCTTGACCTGTCGTACGACGGCCGGGACTTTTCCGGGTGGGCGAAGCAGCGCGAAGGTCAGCGGACCGTCCAGGGCGAGATCGAGGACGCGCTGCGCACGGTCACGCGGTCGGGTGAGACGTACGAGCTGACCGTGGCCGGGCGGACCGACAGCGGGGTGCACGCGCGCGGCCAGGTCGCGCACGTCGACCTGCCGGAGAGCGCCTGGGCCGAACACCGCGAGAAGCTGCTGCGGCGGCTCGCCGGACGGCTGCCGCACGACGTGCGGATCTGGCGGGCGGAGGAGGCTCCTGCCGGGTTCAACGCGCGGTTCTCGGCGATCTGGCGCCGGTACGCGTACCGCGTGACCGACCACCCCGGCGGCGTCGACCCGCTGCTGCGCGGGCACGTGCTTTGGCACGACTGGACGCTCGACCTGGACGCGATGAACGAGGCCGCGCGGGCGCTCATCGGCGAGCACGACTTCGCCGCGTACTGCAAGCGGCGCGAGGGCGCGACCACCATCCGTACGCTCCAGGAGCTGCGGTGGGAGCGGCGGCCCGACGGCATCCTTGAAGCCACCGTGCGGGCGGATGCCTTCTGCCACAACATGGTGCGCTCCCTGGTCGGGGCCATGCTGTTCGTGGGGGACGGGCACCGGCCGCCGGACTGGCCGGGCAAGGTGCTCGCGGCGGGTGTGCGGGACTCGGCGGTGCACGTGGTGCGGCCGCACGGGCTCACCCTTGAGGAAGTCGGCTATCCGGCGGACGAGCTGCTCGCGGCGCGCAGCGTGGAGGCGCGCAACAAGCGATCGCTGCCGTCGGCGGGATGTTGCTGAGCTCCGGATAGAGCGTTCGTTCTATTCGGGGTTGTTGGCGGCGGCCGACGCCTGGGTCTCGCCGCGGCGGTTGATCTGGTTGAAGGCGAAGCGGGCGAGGTCGTCGCCGACCTCGTACGCCTTGCGGTCCTTCTTCGTGACGTCCTTGGCGGCGAGGAAGCCGGTCGTCGTGAAGTACGCGTAGCGGCCGTAGGCGTTGTACGTGCCGCGGCAGACCGTCGTGCGGCAGAACGTGCCGACGCCCTTGCCCGGCAGCGAGGTGACCAGGCCCTTGTCCGCCTGCTGCTTGACCTTGGTGGCCTGGGCCTCGGTGTCGAAGACCGCGACGCCGACGGTGACGGCGACGCCGCCGCGGGCGTAGGTGACGCGCATCAGCTCGGTGCACTTGTTCTTGGTGAGGACGCGGCCGAGCACCGGCTGGGTGACCGAGGCGCACCGCTTGGTGTCGGCGGTGGCGCCCTTCTTGTAGACCTTGTCGCCGGAGGTCAGCTTCGTGCCGGGGAAGAGGATCGCGGCGCTCAGGGGCGCCTTGTCCTTGTCCGCGCTGGAGATGTAGTCCTTGGGATCCGGCGGGGGCGGGGGAGTGGTCGCCTCGAAGGACGGCTCCGGGGGCGAGGAGGCGCCGGGGATCTCCGGGGACGAGGGCAGCCCGCTCGCGGGCTTGTCGGAGGCGGAGGCGTCGTCGCCGTTGGCGGAGACGACGGCGACGGCCACGGCCGTGGCGACGCCGATGGTGGCGAGTGCGCCGCCGCCCATCAGGAGCCACTTGCGGCGGCGGGCGCGCTTCTCGGACGCTTCGGCCAGTGCCGCCCAGTCCGGGGTCTGCGAGCCCCCCGGACCCCACTGAGGTCCCCCTTGCCCAAAGCTCATGCGCGGCATCTTAGACGGGGCGGTGGGGATGTTGAGCCGGGGCCGAGGCGGGTTCTCGCCCTAGCCTGAGCCGCATGAACGCGGGCAAAAGTGATGTTTCCGGTGTTACGGGGTGGTGGCTGCGGCCCGCCGCGTGGCAGGCGTGGGCGGTGCTCGGGGTGGTCCTCGGCGCGCTCGTGCTGCGCGTCGCCTGTCGGGTGCCGGACGGCGGCATGGACAACGGGATCGTGGCGCGGGCGGCCGGAGCGTGGCTGGAAGGGCGCTCGCCGTACGCGGACCGGCACTTCCTCTACCTGCCGGGGGCCGTGCTCGCGGCCCTGCCCCAGGCCGTGCTGCCACAGGGGCTGGTGCGTGTCCTGGTGCCGGTGGGGGTGGTGGGGGCGCTCGCCGGTGGCTGGGGGTGTGCGCTGCGCCTCCACGGGGTGCCGTGGCGGAGTCGCTTCGCGGTGCTCGGTCTGCTCGGGCTCGCCCTCGGCTTCGCGCCCTTCGGGCATCTGGTGGAGCTCGGGAACTGGACCGTGGCGTCGGCGCTCGCCCTGCCGCTGGCGCTGCTGTGCGCCTGCCGGGGCCGGTGGGGGCGGGCGGGGGCGGTGATCGGGGCCGCGGTGGCCGTGAAGCCGCTCCTGGTGCCGGTGCTGCTCCTCTTCGTCTTCGCGCGGCGGTGGCGGGCGCTCGGCGTCGCCGTGGGGGTGCCGGTCGCGGTCTCGGCCGCCGCGGCGCTGCTGCTGCCGGACCCGGCGGGCTTCCTCACCCGCACGCTCCCCTTCCTGCTGCGCGGCGGCGACAGTTTCGTACGGCTCTACGAGGCCTCGCCCGCGGCCGTGCTGCCGCGGATCGGGGTGCCGGGGGTCGCGGCGTCACTGGTGGCGGGGGCGGGGGCGCTGGTGGGGGTGTGGTGTGCGTGGCGCAGGTGGGGGCGGGGGACGCGGGGGCCGCGCGGGTCGCGGAGACGGCGGTGGCGCTGATGCTGGCCGCCTTCCTGGTGTCCCGTCCTTCCTACGACCACTACCTCCTCGTCGTGCTGCCGCTGCTGCTCGCGGGGGCGGGTGAGGAGGGGGCCGTGGTGCGCGGGGCGGGGTTCTGGGTGGCCCTCGTGCCGCAGGTGCCCGGGTTCACGTGGGTGGGTCTGGAGCCCGGGGTGCGGCGGGCCTTCAAGGATTGCGTCACGCTCTGTGTGCTGGCCTTCGCGGTCGCGCGGTGCTGTCTGCGGCCGAGGGCGGTTACTGTGGATGACGCAGGACCGGCAGGACCGCCCGAGGCGGTGGGGTCGGCGGTGCCGGTCTCCAGGGCCGCGTTTTGACCCATACGGGGCGGCGCGGGTAGTCTCGGGGACTGATACGTATTGGCTTCCTCGTTCTCACGCGAAAGGGCCCATACGTAGGTTCCCTGGAGCAGTTACCAGTGGCTCGCATACGGGCAGCGTCCCCGGCATTGTGAGCCCCAGCTGCATGATCGCTTCCTGGGTGCCGTGTGTCTGGACCCCATCCACTGAAGAAGCGAAGGCTACGAAGTGCGTACGTACAGCCCCAAGCCCGGCGACGTGACCCGTCAGTGGCACGTCATCGACGCCCAGGACATCGTCCTGGGACGTCTGGCGACCACCGCCGCCTCTCTCCTGCGCGGCAAGCACAAGCCGATTTACGCCCCCCACATGGACATGGGCGACTTCGTCATCATCATCAACGCCGAGAAGGTCCACCTCTCCGGCAACAAGAAGACCCAGAAGATGGCCTACCGCCACTCTGGCTACCCGGGCGGCCTCCGCTCGGTGCGCTACGACGAGCTGCTCGAGAAGAACCCCGAGAAGGCCGTCGAGAAGGCCATCAAGGGCATGCTCCCCAAGAACTCGCTGGGCCGTCAGATGCTCTCGAAGCTGAAGGTCTACAAGGGTGACCAGCACCCGCACGGCGCGCAGCAGCCGCAGCCGTTCGAGATCACCCAGGTCGCGCAGTAACTCCGGCCACCCCCTAAGACGAAGAGAATCTGAGGATCATCGTGGCCGAGACCACCGCTGAGCAGCCGATCGACGAGACTGTCGACATCGAGCACTACACCACCGAGTCCGAGGTGCCCGTCGAGGGCGAGTACACCTCGGAGTCGAACGCCGCGCGCTTCGGCGACCCGCAGCCGGCCGCCGGCCTGGGCCGTCGCAAGAACGCCATCGCCCGCGTCCGGATCGTCCCGGGCACCGGCAAGTGGAAGATCAACGGTCGCACCCTTGAGGACTACTTCCCCAACAAGGTGCACCAGCAGGAAGTCAACGAGCCGTTCAAGGTTCTCGAGCTCGAGGGCCGCTACGACGTCGTCGCCCGCATCGCTGGTGGCGGCGTCTCCGGTCAGGCCGGCGCCCTGCGCCTCGGCGTGGCCCGCGCCCTGAACGAGGCCGACGTGGACAACAACCGCGGCGCCCTCAAGAAGGCCGGCTTCCTCAAGCGCGACGACCGTGCGGTCGAGCGCAAGAAGGCCGGTCTCAAGAAGGCCCGCAAGGCCCCGCAGTACAGCAAGCGCTAATCGTCGCTGCCTGCTAGTACTTCACGAACGCCCCGGCGGCACCCTGTGTGCTGCCGGGGCGTTTCGTCTATCAGCGCCCCGTCGATCCGGGGTGGACGCTCGGAATGTCGGAATGTTCGGAGGACAGCAGTGGGACGACTCTTCGGCACGGACGGCGTGCGCGGTGTCGCCAACGCCGATCTGACGGCGGAGCTCGCGCTCGGTCTCTCAGTCGCAGCGGCACACGTGCTCGCCGAAGCGGGTACCTTCGAGGGCCATCGCCCGACAGCGGTGGTGGGGCGTGACCCGCGCGCGTCCGGGGAGTTCCTGGAGGCCGCGGTCGTCGCGGGCCTGGCGAGCGCCGGTGTGGACGTCCTGCGCGTCGGTGTGCTGCCCACCCCGGCGGTGGCCCATCTCACCGGTGCGCTGGGCGCCGACCTCGGCGTGATGCTGTCCGCCAGCCACAACGCCATGCCCGACAACGGCATCAAGTTCTTCGCCCGTGGCGGCCACAAGCTCGCCGACGACCTCGAGGACCGCATCGAGTCCGTCTACGAGGAGCACCGCACCGGCGCCCCCTGGGAGCGGCCCACCGGGGCGGGCGTCGGCCGCGTCACCTCGTACGACCAGGGGCTCGACCAGTACGTGGCGCATCTGATCGGGGTGCTGCCGAACCGTCTCGACGGGCTGAGGATCGTCCTGGACGAGGCGCACGGCGCCGCCGCCCGGGTCTCGCCGGAGGCCTTCGCGCGCGCCGGTGCCGAGATCGTCACCATCGGCGCGTCCCCCGACGGTCTGAACATCAACGAGGGCTGCGGCTCGACCCATCTGGGGCAGCTCCAGGCCGCCGTCGTCGAGCACGGCGCCCACCTTGGCATCGCGCACGACGGCGACGCCGACCGCTGCCTCGCCGTGGACCACACGGGCGCCGAGGTCGACGGCGACCAGATCCTCGCCGTGCTCGCGCTCGGCATGCGGGAGCGCGGTGTGCTGCGCCGCGACACCGTTGTCGCCACGGTCATGTCGAACCTGGGCTTCAAGCTCGCCATGGAGCGCGAGGGCCTGCGGTTCGTCGAGACCGCCGTCGGTGACCGGTACGTCCTGGAGGAGATGAAGGCCAGCGGCTACGCCCTCGGCGGCGAGCAGTCCGGGCACGTCATCGCCCTGGACCACGCCACCACCGGGGACGGCACGCTCACCGGCCTGCTGCTCGCGGCCCGCGTCGCCGAGACCGGCCGCACCCTCAAGGACCTGGCCGCCGTCATGGAGCGGCTTCCGCAGGTCCTCATCAACGTGCCGGACGTGGACAAGTCCCGGGTGCGGACCTCCACGGAGCTGGCCGTCGCCGTGGCCGACGCCGAGCGCGAGCTGGGCGAGACCGGCCGCGTGCTGCTCCGTCCCTCGGGCACCGAGCCGCTGGTGCGCGTGATGGTGGAGGCCGCCGACATCGAGCAGGCCCGTTCCGTGGCCGGGCGCCTCGCGGACGTGGTGAAGTCCGCGCTCGGCTAGGAGATGCCGGGCTTCTTCGCGGTACGTTCGCGCTGCCGCGCCCAGAGCAGCTTCTGGGCGAGCAGCGTGAGCGTACCGGCGAGGACGATGCCGAGCAGGTTGAGCAGGAGCTGCTCGGTGGAGCCCCAGGCCTGGCGGTACTCGTCGTAGCTGAAGGCCACCGCGGCGTTCGCCGCCGCGGGGACCGTCGTCACGGAGATGGCGACGCCCACGAGCGCGCCCGACTTCGCCGAGGTCAGGGACAGGGTGCCCGCCGCGCCCGCGAGGACGGCCAC is a window from the Streptomyces spectabilis genome containing:
- the rpsI gene encoding 30S ribosomal protein S9; protein product: MAETTAEQPIDETVDIEHYTTESEVPVEGEYTSESNAARFGDPQPAAGLGRRKNAIARVRIVPGTGKWKINGRTLEDYFPNKVHQQEVNEPFKVLELEGRYDVVARIAGGGVSGQAGALRLGVARALNEADVDNNRGALKKAGFLKRDDRAVERKKAGLKKARKAPQYSKR
- the map gene encoding type I methionyl aminopeptidase, with protein sequence MVQIKTPEQIAKMRAAGLVVAAIHQATRAAAVPGATTKDLDDVARKVIAEHGAKSNFLGYGGFPATICTSKNEVVVHGIPSDEVVLEDGDIISIDAGAIVDGWHGDAAFTAFVGGGHAPELVELSRVTEESMWAGIAAMKLGNRLVDVSRAIETYIRRQPRPASGKYGIIEDYGGHGIGTEMHMDPHLLNYVERRRGRGPKLVPGFCLAIEPMVSLGTAKTEVLSDDWTVITTDGTWSSHWEHSVALTEQGPLVLTAPDGGKAKLAEYGVTAAPDPLG
- the rpsK gene encoding 30S ribosomal protein S11 — translated: MPPKGRQGAAKKVRRKEKKNVAHGHAHIKSTFNNTIVSITDPTGNVISWASAGHVGFKGSRKSTPFAAQMAAESAARRAQEHGMRKVDVFVKGPGSGRETAIRSLQATGLEVGSIQDVTPTPHNGCRPPKRRRV
- the infA gene encoding translation initiation factor IF-1, whose product is MAKKQGAIEIEGTVVESLPNAMFKVELQNGHQVLAHISGKMRMHYIRILPDDRVVVELSPYDLTRGRIVYRYK
- the truA gene encoding tRNA pseudouridine(38-40) synthase TruA, with the protein product MSEEVKPGFVRVRLDLSYDGRDFSGWAKQREGQRTVQGEIEDALRTVTRSGETYELTVAGRTDSGVHARGQVAHVDLPESAWAEHREKLLRRLAGRLPHDVRIWRAEEAPAGFNARFSAIWRRYAYRVTDHPGGVDPLLRGHVLWHDWTLDLDAMNEAARALIGEHDFAAYCKRREGATTIRTLQELRWERRPDGILEATVRADAFCHNMVRSLVGAMLFVGDGHRPPDWPGKVLAAGVRDSAVHVVRPHGLTLEEVGYPADELLAARSVEARNKRSLPSAGCC
- the rplM gene encoding 50S ribosomal protein L13, which encodes MRTYSPKPGDVTRQWHVIDAQDIVLGRLATTAASLLRGKHKPIYAPHMDMGDFVIIINAEKVHLSGNKKTQKMAYRHSGYPGGLRSVRYDELLEKNPEKAVEKAIKGMLPKNSLGRQMLSKLKVYKGDQHPHGAQQPQPFEITQVAQ
- the rplQ gene encoding 50S ribosomal protein L17, with amino-acid sequence MPKPTKGARMGGSAAHEKLMLANLAKDLFEHGRITTTEAKARRLRPFAERLVTKAKKGDLHNRRQVLQIITDKSVVHTLFAEIGPRYENRPGGYTRITKIGNRRGDNAPMAVIELVEALTVAQEATGEAEAATKRAVKEDALKKDEAVEAKSDEAVEAPAEESKDA
- the rpmJ gene encoding 50S ribosomal protein L36, whose product is MKVKPSVKKICDKCRVIRRHGRVMIICDNPRHKQRQG
- the rpsM gene encoding 30S ribosomal protein S13, producing MARVEGVDLPRDKRIEVALTYVFGVGRTLSQQTLDATGVDRNTRVRDLTEEDLVKIREYVDQNIKTEGDLRREIQADIRRKVEIGCYQGLRHRRGLPVRGQRTSTNARTRKGPRRAIAGKKKPGKK
- the glmM gene encoding phosphoglucosamine mutase — its product is MGRLFGTDGVRGVANADLTAELALGLSVAAAHVLAEAGTFEGHRPTAVVGRDPRASGEFLEAAVVAGLASAGVDVLRVGVLPTPAVAHLTGALGADLGVMLSASHNAMPDNGIKFFARGGHKLADDLEDRIESVYEEHRTGAPWERPTGAGVGRVTSYDQGLDQYVAHLIGVLPNRLDGLRIVLDEAHGAAARVSPEAFARAGAEIVTIGASPDGLNINEGCGSTHLGQLQAAVVEHGAHLGIAHDGDADRCLAVDHTGAEVDGDQILAVLALGMRERGVLRRDTVVATVMSNLGFKLAMEREGLRFVETAVGDRYVLEEMKASGYALGGEQSGHVIALDHATTGDGTLTGLLLAARVAETGRTLKDLAAVMERLPQVLINVPDVDKSRVRTSTELAVAVADAERELGETGRVLLRPSGTEPLVRVMVEAADIEQARSVAGRLADVVKSALG
- a CDS encoding DNA-directed RNA polymerase subunit alpha, with protein sequence MLIAQRPSLTEEVVDEFRSRFVIEPLEPGFGYTLGNSLRRTLLSSIPGAAVTSIRIDGVLHEFTTVPGVKEDVTDLILNIKQLVVSSEHDEPVVMYLRKQGPGLVTAADIAPPAGVEVHNPDLVLATLNGKGKLEMELTVERGRGYVSAVQNKQVGQEIGRIPVDSIYSPVLKVTYKVEATRVEQRTDFDKLIVDVETKQAMRPRDAMASAGKTLVELFGLARELNIDAEGIDMGPSPTDAALAADLALPIEELELTVRSYNCLKREGIHSVGELVARSEADLLDIRNFGAKSIDEVKMKLNGMGLALKDSPPGFDPTAAADAFGADDDADAGFVETEQY